The Vibrio nitrifigilis genome window below encodes:
- the sixA gene encoding phosphohistidine phosphatase SixA: MKIFIMRHGEAEALAESDAQRALTERGQNDSIIVAKACASQYGPMDFDKVLVSPYLRAQETWQAIAPYVSGHCVDVCDDITPYGQADDVFDYILAISEHESLENVLLVSHLPLVGYLVSEFVKDIPAPMFTTSSLYCVEYDPKKRKGEVLWSVRP; encoded by the coding sequence ATGAAAATATTTATTATGCGTCATGGGGAAGCAGAAGCGTTGGCTGAAAGCGATGCTCAACGTGCTCTCACAGAACGTGGCCAGAACGATTCTATTATCGTTGCCAAAGCATGCGCGAGCCAATATGGTCCAATGGATTTCGATAAAGTCTTAGTCAGCCCATATCTTCGTGCTCAAGAAACATGGCAAGCCATAGCACCTTACGTTTCTGGTCATTGTGTTGATGTATGTGATGACATTACACCGTATGGTCAAGCTGATGATGTATTTGATTATATTCTTGCTATCTCAGAGCATGAATCATTAGAAAACGTGTTACTGGTTTCTCACTTACCTCTTGTTGGCTATCTTGTTTCTGAATTTGTTAAAGATATTCCAGCACCGATGTTTACCACATCGAGTTTGTACTGTGTTGAGTACGATCCGAAGAAACGTAAAGGCGAGGTGTTGTGGTCTGTGAGGCCATAA
- the flhA gene encoding flagellar biosynthesis protein FlhA: MKFNLPFADKLPPIPKRAMPAIGAPIMVLATLAMVVLPMPAFLLDLCFTFNIALSLVVLLVTVYTRRPLEFAAFPTVLLIATLLRLALNVASTRVVLLKGHEGGDAAGNVIAAFGNVVIGGNYAVGLVVFLILMIINFVVVTKGAGRISEVSARFTLDALPGKQMAIDADLNAGLIDQEQARTRRNEVTKEADFYGSMDGASKFVKGDAIAGILILFINIIGGLTIGMIQYDLNFGDAIQIYTLLTIGDGLVAQIPSLLLSIGAAIMVTRQNTDEDMGQQVVFQLFDNPKALAITASILGVMGIVPGMPHFAFLLLAILAGGAAYLMHRKQLEAKENTDKLPATSDQDAPTHKELSWDDVQPVDMIGLEVGYRLIPLVDKDQGGELLERVKGVRKKLSQDFGFLVPPVHIRDNLELTPNSYRITLMGVAVGEAEIRPEQELAINPGQVYGMIDGEQTYDPAFGLEAVWIREEQREHAQALGYTVVDSSTVLATHLSQLLTNNASQLLGHEEVQNLLEMLGRSAPKLVEGFVPDQLALGVVVKVLQNLLNEAIPIRDIRTIIQTLAEYASKSQEPDILTAAVRISLRRLIVQEINGIEPELPVITLIPELEQILHQTMQAAGGESAGIEPGLAERLQASLSQATQEQELKGEPAVLLTSGVLRSTLAKFVKNTIPNLRVLSYQEIPDEKQIRIVQAVGN; this comes from the coding sequence ATGAAGTTTAATCTGCCATTTGCGGACAAGTTACCTCCTATACCAAAACGGGCAATGCCTGCGATCGGCGCTCCAATTATGGTTTTGGCAACCTTGGCCATGGTCGTTTTGCCCATGCCTGCCTTTTTGTTGGACTTGTGCTTCACCTTCAATATCGCACTGTCTTTGGTTGTGCTTTTAGTGACGGTTTATACCCGTAGACCACTTGAATTTGCTGCGTTTCCAACAGTTCTTCTTATTGCAACCTTGTTGCGCTTAGCCCTAAACGTCGCGTCTACCCGGGTCGTATTATTGAAAGGTCATGAAGGTGGTGATGCCGCTGGTAATGTGATTGCTGCGTTCGGTAACGTCGTTATTGGTGGTAACTACGCGGTTGGTTTAGTTGTGTTCCTCATTTTGATGATCATCAACTTTGTGGTTGTGACCAAAGGTGCAGGACGTATTTCTGAAGTAAGTGCACGTTTTACTTTGGATGCGTTACCCGGTAAACAGATGGCGATCGACGCTGACTTAAATGCGGGACTTATCGATCAAGAGCAAGCGCGCACACGCCGAAATGAAGTGACCAAAGAAGCGGATTTTTACGGCTCAATGGACGGTGCGTCAAAATTCGTTAAAGGGGATGCGATCGCAGGTATATTAATCCTGTTTATCAACATCATTGGTGGCTTGACCATTGGGATGATTCAGTACGATCTTAATTTTGGCGATGCCATTCAGATTTATACTCTGCTAACGATTGGTGACGGCTTAGTGGCGCAAATTCCGTCGTTACTACTGTCTATCGGTGCAGCCATTATGGTGACGCGTCAAAATACCGATGAAGACATGGGGCAGCAAGTTGTCTTCCAACTGTTTGATAATCCGAAAGCATTAGCGATTACCGCAAGTATTTTAGGTGTGATGGGTATCGTTCCAGGCATGCCACATTTTGCCTTTTTACTGCTTGCTATTTTGGCTGGTGGTGCTGCTTATCTTATGCATCGTAAGCAATTAGAAGCGAAAGAAAACACCGACAAGTTACCCGCGACAAGTGATCAAGATGCCCCAACGCATAAAGAGCTTTCTTGGGATGATGTTCAACCTGTCGACATGATTGGCCTAGAAGTTGGCTATCGCCTTATTCCCTTGGTTGATAAAGACCAAGGTGGGGAATTACTTGAACGGGTAAAAGGGGTACGGAAAAAACTCTCACAAGATTTTGGCTTTTTGGTTCCTCCAGTGCATATTCGAGATAACCTAGAGCTGACTCCAAACAGTTATCGAATCACTCTTATGGGGGTGGCTGTTGGTGAAGCAGAAATTCGCCCGGAACAAGAGCTCGCGATCAACCCTGGCCAAGTTTACGGCATGATTGATGGTGAACAGACTTACGATCCAGCTTTTGGCTTAGAAGCCGTCTGGATTAGGGAAGAACAGCGTGAACATGCTCAAGCACTGGGCTATACCGTCGTCGATTCTTCAACTGTTCTTGCGACCCATCTAAGCCAATTACTAACGAACAATGCTTCACAATTGCTAGGGCATGAAGAGGTTCAGAACCTGTTGGAAATGTTGGGCCGTTCGGCACCAAAACTCGTCGAAGGATTTGTGCCTGATCAACTGGCATTAGGTGTTGTTGTGAAGGTGCTACAAAACTTACTGAACGAAGCGATTCCAATTCGAGACATTCGTACCATTATCCAAACTTTGGCGGAGTATGCGAGTAAGAGTCAAGAACCTGACATATTAACAGCAGCGGTTCGAATCTCGCTACGACGTTTAATCGTACAAGAAATCAATGGAATAGAGCCTGAACTGCCGGTTATCACCTTGATACCTGAGCTGGAACAAATATTGCATCAAACCATGCAGGCGGCTGGCGGAGAGTCTGCTGGCATTGAGCCTGGATTAGCTGAACGATTGCAAGCTTCGCTAAGCCAAGCAACCCAAGAGCAAGAGTTGAAAGGCGAGCCCGCCGTGTTACTCACCTCTGGGGTATTGCGTTCAACGTTAGCGAAATTCGTTAAAAATACGATTCCTAACTTACGGGTTCTTTCTTATCAGGAAATTCCCGATGAAAAACAAATTCGCATAGTGCAGGCCGTCGGTAACTAA
- a CDS encoding MinD/ParA family protein: MTNKMIYDQASGLRRLTQPSLTKVIAVTGGKGGVGKTNVTLGMAICMARQGKKVMVLDADLGLANVDVMLGIRPKRNLGHVLAGECELKDAIVEGPFGVRIIPATSGTQSMTELSHAQHVGLIRAFGSLEDEMDVLLVDTAAGISDMVVSFSRAAQDVVVVVCDEPTSITDAYALIKLLSREHQVQRFKIVANMVRSYREGRELFAKLTLVTERFLNVSLELVACIPLDDNVRQAVKKQKIVVDAYPRSPAALAISSLANKAITWPIPRTPSGHLEFFVERLLNRTEIVGEPFGE; the protein is encoded by the coding sequence ATGACGAATAAAATGATATATGACCAAGCTAGCGGGCTACGCCGCTTAACCCAGCCTTCACTTACCAAAGTTATCGCAGTAACTGGAGGTAAAGGTGGAGTGGGGAAAACTAACGTCACTTTGGGAATGGCCATTTGTATGGCTCGCCAAGGTAAAAAAGTTATGGTACTTGATGCTGACCTTGGGTTAGCCAATGTTGATGTCATGCTCGGAATTCGCCCTAAACGCAATCTCGGACACGTTCTCGCTGGTGAGTGTGAGCTAAAAGATGCCATTGTCGAAGGTCCATTTGGCGTTAGAATTATTCCTGCGACATCAGGCACTCAATCGATGACAGAGTTGTCACATGCTCAACATGTTGGTTTAATTAGAGCTTTCGGATCTCTCGAAGATGAAATGGATGTATTGTTAGTTGATACAGCCGCAGGTATTTCTGATATGGTGGTAAGCTTCTCGCGAGCTGCGCAGGACGTTGTTGTTGTGGTATGTGACGAACCTACTTCGATTACAGATGCTTACGCATTGATTAAATTACTGAGTCGGGAACATCAAGTACAGCGCTTTAAAATAGTGGCTAATATGGTCAGAAGCTATCGTGAAGGTAGAGAATTGTTCGCAAAATTGACATTAGTCACAGAGCGGTTCTTGAATGTGAGTCTTGAGCTCGTAGCATGCATACCTTTGGACGATAATGTTCGACAAGCGGTGAAAAAACAAAAAATTGTGGTCGATGCCTATCCACGTTCACCTGCTGCACTTGCAATTAGCTCATTAGCGAACAAAGCTATAACATGGCCGATCCCAAGAACGCCAAGTGGGCATCTTGAGTTCTTTGTGGAAAGATTGCTAAATCGAACTGAAATAGTAGGGGAACCTTTCGGTGAATAA
- a CDS encoding RNA polymerase sigma factor FliA, translating to MNKALTYDQYGNVKSQQLFLEKYSVLVKRIAHHLIGRLPPSVLIEDLIQAGMIGLLEAQKNYDGSKGASFETYAGIRIRGAMLDDIRRGDWVPRSVHKVNREISQAISILEGELNRDPTDSEVAKYLEMSLDQYHTALTDINCSRIVGIEDLGVADDAISPIDDDEDNSPFKGVADESFRKALVESIKSLPEREALVLSLYYDEELNLKEIGEVISVSESRVSQILSQSMQRLRTKLSSWTEND from the coding sequence GTGAATAAAGCGCTAACTTATGACCAATATGGAAATGTGAAGAGCCAGCAGCTCTTCCTTGAAAAGTATTCCGTGCTGGTCAAGCGTATCGCTCATCATTTAATTGGACGCCTCCCCCCTAGTGTCCTTATAGAAGATTTGATTCAAGCAGGCATGATTGGCCTGCTTGAAGCACAAAAAAACTACGATGGAAGTAAAGGCGCCAGCTTTGAAACCTATGCAGGAATTCGAATTCGTGGAGCTATGCTCGATGATATTCGACGTGGTGACTGGGTGCCACGCTCGGTTCACAAAGTGAATCGAGAAATCAGCCAGGCAATTTCGATCTTGGAAGGCGAATTAAATCGAGACCCAACGGATTCCGAAGTTGCGAAGTATTTGGAAATGTCGCTAGATCAGTATCACACTGCCTTAACTGACATTAACTGTTCACGTATTGTCGGGATAGAAGATTTAGGGGTTGCTGATGACGCTATATCGCCGATCGATGATGACGAGGATAACTCTCCATTTAAGGGAGTTGCCGATGAATCATTCAGAAAAGCATTAGTTGAATCAATAAAATCGCTTCCCGAGCGTGAAGCTTTGGTACTTTCACTCTATTATGATGAAGAACTAAACTTGAAAGAAATTGGTGAAGTAATCAGTGTTAGTGAATCTCGCGTTAGCCAAATACTTAGCCAATCAATGCAGCGTCTACGAACAAAGTTGAGTTCTTGGACAGAAAAC